A window of Christiangramia forsetii KT0803 contains these coding sequences:
- a CDS encoding glutamate-5-semialdehyde dehydrogenase: MKLIKSEVKNSVLKSMMKILDKRREEIIAANKKDLDAFTKEDQAMYDRLIVNDKKVDGMIQSVKEVMDQDDPVGKTIEHKKLDTGLDITNKTAPFGNIMIIYESRPDVTIEAAVLAFKANNKIYLKGGKEAINSNQILEECWHEALKENDLEKDWIELLHLDRTKTQEFLKNPPVQLDLIVPRGGERLIAFVKEHATGAVLVSGRGNNFLYVSKNADMEVAKKVMLNAKIDKISGCNALDKVLIDKNLPDFENKVKELYEMFSQNKVNILVDDDVAKILPDAEKIPSEDTWYEEFLAMRIVLGSIDGTNDAIEKINKYSGGHSSVIITKDKEEAATFMEQVDSAAVYHNASTRFTDGGQMGAGAELAISTDKLHHRGPLGLKQLVTNKYYVLGEGHIRE; the protein is encoded by the coding sequence ATGAAGTTGATAAAATCAGAAGTTAAAAATAGTGTACTTAAATCCATGATGAAAATTCTGGATAAAAGACGTGAAGAAATAATTGCAGCCAATAAAAAAGATCTTGATGCTTTTACTAAAGAAGATCAGGCCATGTACGACCGTCTTATCGTGAATGACAAGAAAGTAGATGGAATGATTCAGTCTGTAAAAGAGGTAATGGATCAGGATGACCCTGTTGGAAAAACTATAGAGCATAAAAAGCTAGATACAGGTCTTGATATTACTAATAAAACAGCCCCTTTTGGAAACATCATGATCATTTACGAATCTAGACCTGATGTTACCATTGAAGCAGCTGTACTTGCATTTAAAGCAAATAATAAAATTTACCTTAAAGGAGGTAAAGAAGCTATAAATAGTAATCAAATTCTTGAAGAGTGCTGGCATGAAGCCTTGAAAGAAAATGATCTTGAAAAAGACTGGATCGAACTCCTTCATTTAGACAGAACCAAGACTCAGGAATTTCTTAAAAATCCACCGGTGCAATTAGACCTAATAGTACCAAGAGGTGGAGAACGTTTAATTGCATTCGTGAAAGAACATGCAACCGGCGCAGTGCTGGTAAGTGGTAGAGGAAATAACTTCCTTTATGTTTCTAAGAATGCCGATATGGAAGTAGCGAAGAAAGTAATGCTGAATGCCAAAATCGATAAGATCTCAGGTTGTAATGCACTTGATAAAGTACTTATTGATAAGAACCTTCCAGATTTTGAAAATAAAGTGAAAGAACTTTACGAGATGTTTTCTCAAAACAAAGTGAATATTCTGGTAGATGATGATGTTGCGAAGATACTTCCAGACGCAGAGAAAATACCTTCTGAAGATACCTGGTATGAGGAATTTCTTGCTATGAGAATTGTACTTGGCTCTATAGATGGTACAAACGACGCTATTGAAAAGATCAACAAATATTCCGGAGGGCACTCTTCTGTAATTATTACTAAAGATAAAGAAGAAGCTGCTACTTTTATGGAGCAGGTAGATAGTGCTGCTGTATATCATAATGCCTCTACCCGATTTACCGATGGTGGGCAAATGGGAGCTGGTGCAGAGCTGGCAATTAGTACAGATAAATTACATCACCGAGGGCCACTAGGTCTTAAGCAATTAGTAACCAATAAATACTATGTGTTGGGTGAAGGACATATTAGAGAATAA